One region of Culex pipiens pallens isolate TS chromosome 2, TS_CPP_V2, whole genome shotgun sequence genomic DNA includes:
- the LOC120419183 gene encoding uncharacterized protein LOC120419183, producing the protein MALCGKGYFVGLLMVVAILEANACNGGFELIIESIENCGGPNQVVTIDPKSTASLTEDCKVNSKSTVKTSGFKTADMTVTISKNGLPVVNEQIDLCASMEDSKNNKDAAEIMTMFGVPDHCPVEATEIKTDESQEYSLEKYKQHLFLAEGKIQVDCKVVHDNGESCFKVNMQVKKNGGLIG; encoded by the exons atgGCACTTTGTGGAAAGGGTTATTTCGTTGGATTGCTGATGGTTGTGGCCATTTTGGAGGCCAACGCTTGC AATGGAGGATTTGAGCTCATCATCGAGAGTATTGAAAACTGTGGCGGACCGAATCAGGTCGTTACGATTGATCCAAAATCGACTGCATCGCTGACGGAGGACTGTAAAGTGAACTCCAAATCAACGGTCAAAACTTCTGGATTTAAAACCGCTGAT ATGACGGTCACCATCTCCAAGAACGGACTGCCGGTGGTGAACGAACAGATCGATTTGTGTGCCAGCATGGAGGATTCCAAGAACAACAAGGATGCTGCGGAAATTATGACCATGTTTGGAGTTCCGGACCACTGTCCGGTTGAGGCCACCGAAATCAAGACCGACGAGAGCCAGGAGTACAGTCTGGAAAAGTACAAACAGCATCTGTTCTTGGCTGAAGGGAAGATCCAGGTGGACTGCAAGGTTGTGCATGATAAC ggaGAAAGCTGTTTCAAAGTCAACATGCAGGTGAAAAAGAATGGTGGTCTAATTGGATAA